From the genome of Carnobacterium viridans:
ACGTTGGAATCAGTAAATTTATAAATGGAGTTCTAAGAAATGCTGACCGTAAAGGATTCCCTAGCGTTGAAAAAATCGCAGACCCAATTGAACGTTTAAGCATTGAATTGAGCATGCCAAGATGGCTAATAGAGAAATTCACTGCAGATATTGGATTAGAAGAAACGAGAAAAATGGGTGAGTCGTTACTCCGTCCGAGCCATTCAAGCGCACGAGTAAATAAGAAGTTTTTGACCGTTGAAGAAGCGTTAGAAGCTATGGAAGAAGAAGGATTCGATGTTCGTGAAAGTGTTATTTCTCCAGTTGGTATCATCAGTGATGGTGGGCACTTTGCTTCTTCACCATTGTTTCAATCTGGACAATTAACAATTCAAGATGAGTCTTCTCAATTAGTTGCACCAGCTTTACAACTTGAACCACATCATCAAGTATTAGATGCTTGTGCTGCTCCAGGTGGTAAAACAACCCATATCGCTTCTTACTTATCTGCTGAAGAAGGCGGAAAAGTAACGGCGCTTGATCTTCATGAACACAAAGTGGCTTTGATTACAGAAAATGCCAAAAGAATGCATGTAGAAGATGTAGTGACAGCAATGAAATTAGATGCCAGAAATGTAGATCAAGAGTTCTCAGACGAACAATTTGACCGTATACTAGTAGATGCGCCGTGTTCTGGTTTAGGTTTAATGAGACGTAAGCCTGATATCAAGTACACTAAAAAAGAAAAAGATATGTTGAATCTTCAAAAAATACAACTTGGTATTCTAGAACAAGTAGCTCCAAAACTAAAAGTAGGTGGACTTTTAGTTTACAGTACGTGTACAATAGCAAATGAGGAAAATAAAGAAACGGTTGAGAACTTTTTAGCGGCACATGCTGATTTTGAAAAAGTTCCTGTTAGAACTGAAGAATCACTATCAGGTTGCCTGAAAGACGGATTTCTTCAACTTTATCCGCATGATTTTGGAACAGACGGCTTTTTTATTAGCTGCTTAAGAAAAATACAGAACTAAACTTAGGTTAAATCAACGAGAATAAAACAACTAATATTGGGAATGAGAGAACAAATCTTTGGACTTGAATTAGTCGATACAGACTTTCTCTTTACTATTTCAGGGTAGGAGAGGTCTAAAACTGAAAAATGGTTAGTCGATCATTAAGATACAGGTTTGATATTTTCTTTCATTCCCTTTTGTGTTGTCTTTTTTATACTTGTTGTGTGTTTAAATTTCTGTATCATTTCACTAAGGCTTGCTTATTCAAGCCTTAGTGAAATGATACAGATCGTTGATGGTCAGTAAAAAATAATGGAATGATTTATTGAAAGGTATGTGGTGGAACAATGGAAGTTGTATTTCGCAGTGATACCGGCAAGAAGAGGAAAAACAATCAAGATTTCGCCGGTTATTTTATAAATAAACAAAATGTTACATTGGCAATTTTGTGTGATGGGATGGGTGGACATCGAGGTGGAGATGTGGCTAGTGAAATGGCCGTTTCGCATTTAGGTCATTCATGGGAAGAATCTGATGTTCAAAATGCTGAGCAGATCACACAATGGATGTTAACACGCATCAGTCGAGAAAATAAACGCATCCTTGAAAAATCACGCAAATTTTCTGATTTAGAAGGAATGGGAACAACACTTGTTGCTACAGCACTTGTAGAACAAGAATTTGTGATAGCGAATATTGGCGACAGTAGAGGGTACCACTATACTGGAGGGCGTTTAAGCCAAGTGACAGAAGACCATTCATTGGTCAATGAATTGCTTAAAAGTGGAGAAATCTCTTCAGAAGACGCTGAAAATCATCCTAGAAAGAATGTGTTGACTCGTTCTTTGGGTGTTACAGATGAGATAGATATTGATGTAACCATTTTACCAGCCTTACCTAACGACCAAATGTTGCTCTGTTCAGATGGATTGACAAATATGGTTGAAGATGAAGCGATAAAGGAAGTTTTAAGTACTCAAAAATCACTAGATGAAAAGGTTGAAACGCTAATTACTATGGCTAATGAGCATGGAGGTTATGACAATATAACCATTATATTAGTTCATACAAATGCAGAAGGGAGGGGTAGCATTCATGGAAATAGGTAAAAAATTAAACGGACGTTACAAAATAATTGGTACAGTCGGTTCAGGCGGTATGGCAAATGTTTATCTTGCAAGAGATTTGATTTTGGAAAGAGATGTAGCTGTTAAGGTCTTGCGTTTTGATTTCAGAGATGATCAAGATACCATTCGTCGCTTTAAACGAGAAGCACTAGCTGCGACCGAATTGATTCATCCTAATATTGTTAGTGTGTATGATGTCGGGGAAGAAGAAAATAACCAATACATTGTTATGGAATATATTAAAGGAATGGATTTGAAGCACTATATCCACAGCAACTTTCCTATTCCTTATCAAAAAGTTCTTGATATTATGAGACAAATTTTGGCAGCTGTAGCAGAAGCGCATAATAATAGAATCATTCATAGAGATCTTAAACCGCAAAATGTTTTGATCGATGAATCAGGCGTCGTAAAAATAACTGATTTTGGTATAGCAGTAGCGTTGTCACAAACATCGATCACTCAAACAAATTCTTTGTTAGGATCGGTCCATTACCTTTCTCCCGAACAAGCAAGAGGAGGAATGGCAACTAATCAATCCGATATCTATTCATTAGGGATTATTTTATATGAGTTGCTAACAGGAAATGTTCCATTTGAAGGCGAATCAGCTGTATCAATCGCATTAAAACATTTTCAAGAATCTCTCCCTTCAGTGAAGGATTTTGATCATCGAATTCCACAACCTTTAGAAAATGTTGTTCTTAAAGCTACAGCAAAAGAAACAATTGATAGATACCGTTCGGTGCAAGAAATGGCTTCTGATTTAGCGACCTCGTTATCGCCACAAAGAATCAATGAACCAAAATTTGCTCCAGCGAGTTTAATGGAAAAAACAAAAGTATTGGAACCGATTGTTCCAGTAGCCCCTACTAGTCTAGTAGAAGGTAAAAAACTAGAAGATAAAGAGCAACAAATGGATAAACCAAAAAATGAGACGATAAAAGAGAAAAAGCCTAAGAAGAAAAAGAGAAAAATTATTTGGCTGACACTATTATTGCTTTTATTGGTTGTTGCCGGTAGTGTGGTCGCATTTACACTTACAGCTCCAAAAGACGTCTCAGTCCCAGATGTAGTAGGTCTATCGGAAGATGAGGCTGAAGAGGTCCTTTTAGAAGCTAAATTACAAGTCAGTAAGACAATTGTAGAGACAAGTGAAGATGTTGAAGAAGGAATGGTCACTAGAACCGATCCTGAAACAGGTTCTAGTGTTAAAGAAGAGACCGATGTTAATCTATATATCAGTTCTGGAAAAGAGACGGTTTCTTTTAAAGACTATACAGGTGAGCCTTATGAAGAAGTTCGAGCAGAACTGATTGATCAAGGATTCAAAACTGAGCGAGTTGATGCCAGCAGCGATACTTACCCAGAAGGTACGATTATTGAACAAAGTGTAGCTGAAGATGAAGAAGTGGTTCCGAGTGAAACAACTGTGACATTGACTGTAAGTACCGGAGAAGCTATGATTGAAATGATAGATTTGGCTGGGTATTCTGAAA
Proteins encoded in this window:
- a CDS encoding Stp1/IreP family PP2C-type Ser/Thr phosphatase, translating into MEVVFRSDTGKKRKNNQDFAGYFINKQNVTLAILCDGMGGHRGGDVASEMAVSHLGHSWEESDVQNAEQITQWMLTRISRENKRILEKSRKFSDLEGMGTTLVATALVEQEFVIANIGDSRGYHYTGGRLSQVTEDHSLVNELLKSGEISSEDAENHPRKNVLTRSLGVTDEIDIDVTILPALPNDQMLLCSDGLTNMVEDEAIKEVLSTQKSLDEKVETLITMANEHGGYDNITIILVHTNAEGRGSIHGNR
- the rsmB gene encoding 16S rRNA (cytosine(967)-C(5))-methyltransferase RsmB yields the protein METNQTPEKRNVKKTSRYLAMSILERTDKTGSYSNLLINEAIQKNKLSAADARLLTELVYGVLQRKLTLDFYLSPFLDEGKKIDVWVRNLLRLSIYQMIYLDKIPVHAILFEAVEVAKKKGHVGISKFINGVLRNADRKGFPSVEKIADPIERLSIELSMPRWLIEKFTADIGLEETRKMGESLLRPSHSSARVNKKFLTVEEALEAMEEEGFDVRESVISPVGIISDGGHFASSPLFQSGQLTIQDESSQLVAPALQLEPHHQVLDACAAPGGKTTHIASYLSAEEGGKVTALDLHEHKVALITENAKRMHVEDVVTAMKLDARNVDQEFSDEQFDRILVDAPCSGLGLMRRKPDIKYTKKEKDMLNLQKIQLGILEQVAPKLKVGGLLVYSTCTIANEENKETVENFLAAHADFEKVPVRTEESLSGCLKDGFLQLYPHDFGTDGFFISCLRKIQN
- the pknB gene encoding Stk1 family PASTA domain-containing Ser/Thr kinase, whose translation is MEIGKKLNGRYKIIGTVGSGGMANVYLARDLILERDVAVKVLRFDFRDDQDTIRRFKREALAATELIHPNIVSVYDVGEEENNQYIVMEYIKGMDLKHYIHSNFPIPYQKVLDIMRQILAAVAEAHNNRIIHRDLKPQNVLIDESGVVKITDFGIAVALSQTSITQTNSLLGSVHYLSPEQARGGMATNQSDIYSLGIILYELLTGNVPFEGESAVSIALKHFQESLPSVKDFDHRIPQPLENVVLKATAKETIDRYRSVQEMASDLATSLSPQRINEPKFAPASLMEKTKVLEPIVPVAPTSLVEGKKLEDKEQQMDKPKNETIKEKKPKKKKRKIIWLTLLLLLLVVAGSVVAFTLTAPKDVSVPDVVGLSEDEAEEVLLEAKLQVSKTIVETSEDVEEGMVTRTDPETGSSVKEETDVNLYISSGKETVSFKDYTGEPYEEVRAELIDQGFKTERVDASSDTYPEGTIIEQSVAEDEEVVPSETTVTLTVSTGEAMIEMIDLAGYSEKGVQVYASENGLTVTIKEEYSEETLEGQVISQNPSAGTLLSNGSSFSVVISLGKTPEQKFSKTVTIPYAEPETEPEAEAEKEKSDESSSESSSQESKPVPNEIVIYIQDKEHSLENEFQKFTITEDFETVIPFVLQEGEVGTYRIERDGKVIEENTNVTTPE